Proteins encoded within one genomic window of Pseudodesulfovibrio senegalensis:
- a CDS encoding VOC family protein, whose protein sequence is MVRYTGVNHLAMVTGDMDATVRFWRDLLGLRLVVGLGHPGYRHYFFELTENDMIAFFEWDGVEPLPERDHGFPVRGPVAFDHLSMGVDSDDDLWELKDRLEAADMWVSEVVDHGFIRSIYAFDPNGIPIEFSVAEPGVDVRRYPAMTDSRPTKTAQQGAEPVPGVWPEVRTPTPKRDRAVYEGEGAAIVDEVRRRMGRG, encoded by the coding sequence ATGGTTCGGTATACAGGGGTCAACCATCTGGCCATGGTCACGGGCGACATGGATGCCACGGTTCGGTTCTGGCGCGATCTTCTGGGGCTGCGTCTGGTGGTCGGGCTGGGGCATCCGGGCTATCGGCACTATTTTTTCGAGCTCACGGAGAACGACATGATCGCGTTTTTCGAGTGGGATGGAGTGGAGCCGCTGCCGGAGCGGGATCACGGGTTTCCGGTGCGCGGTCCCGTTGCATTCGACCACTTGTCCATGGGCGTGGACTCGGATGACGACCTGTGGGAACTCAAGGACCGCCTGGAAGCCGCGGATATGTGGGTTTCCGAAGTGGTGGACCATGGGTTCATCCGCTCCATATACGCCTTTGATCCCAATGGCATTCCCATCGAGTTCAGCGTTGCCGAACCCGGGGTGGACGTGCGCCGGTATCCGGCCATGACAGATTCCCGACCCACGAAGACGGCACAGCAGGGGGCGGAGCCCGTGCCCGGCGTATGGCCGGAGGTTCGTACCCCGACCCCGAAGCGAGATCGGGCCGTTTACGAAGGAGAGGGCGCCGCCATTGTGGATGAGGTCAGGCGGCGCATGGGCAGGGGCTAG
- a CDS encoding response regulator → MDTHLLARRIEHLEEAGRHTLEALEMAARLGDFNRGKNDLATPTAILAETCQRISQLMRFKGMSMYLVNELTLEFEKYYESDPIYGGELDREFERLTENKTIAWALQRKKHTFAPSEQGHDSVLIHSVATNNKTMGLFLGILDEDVKTVMDSSLSVLSIILLNSANTLENLQLLKLNREANKKLAVKIAQLREQVASRERAEAELEKTRHFLDRVINTVPDPLMVKDANHRLIMVNDAFCLAMELPRETLLGKTQHDLLPRNDANALQRTDALVLNTGKDHVIEFDMAKPGKRVSTFSIKTALLSHPDTGESILVSVLRDITEQKMAERMIRAERERFLSLLEELPATVYVLNMDHTIDYANRRFREIYGDPQDKNCFELFRGAGPTAPCRNCPASEMLASGTPRIHEKDVGESVYQFYDYPFTDTDGTRRLLSMGIDVTEQKKATRTLQQAKEEAELASRSKTEFLANMSHEIRTPLNGVLGMLQLCSSTELNEDQRDYVETALESGRSLLTVINDVLDLSKIEAGKFEIEKTRFEPRELLRTVIQTFAHNARNCGVQLDYSVGEGVPEVAMGDGGRIRQILFNLVGNSMKFTPKGFVHASVSILPGPDNGTARLLFTVEDSGIGIPDDRIDHAFEAFTQVDGSYRRKYGGTGLGLGIVRRLLDLMNGSISLNTEEGRGTTICFRLDVGLPPDSCVRRNTGEGSACALPENMQVLVVEDNRVNRIMARRILEQNGVTVHCAESGEQALQKLQDTDMGCVLMDIQMPGMDGMEAAQRIRNGETGEANRNIPIIALTAHAMEGDRERFVRAGMNAYIPKPFEMDTLMRVMNRVLSKPDV, encoded by the coding sequence ATGGACACCCACCTCCTGGCCCGGCGCATCGAACATCTGGAGGAGGCCGGACGCCATACCCTCGAAGCCCTGGAGATGGCGGCTCGCCTTGGCGATTTCAACCGCGGCAAAAACGATCTGGCCACCCCGACAGCCATACTGGCGGAAACCTGCCAGCGCATCAGCCAGCTCATGCGCTTCAAGGGCATGAGCATGTATCTGGTCAACGAACTGACCCTCGAATTCGAAAAATATTACGAAAGCGACCCGATCTACGGCGGCGAACTGGACAGGGAATTCGAGCGGCTGACGGAAAACAAGACCATCGCATGGGCCCTGCAACGCAAGAAGCACACGTTCGCGCCGTCAGAGCAGGGTCACGATTCCGTGCTCATCCACAGCGTGGCCACCAACAACAAGACCATGGGGCTGTTCCTCGGCATTCTGGACGAAGACGTGAAAACCGTCATGGACTCGTCCCTGTCCGTGCTGTCCATCATCCTGCTCAACAGTGCCAACACCCTGGAGAACCTGCAGCTTCTGAAACTGAACAGGGAAGCCAACAAGAAACTGGCCGTCAAGATCGCCCAACTGCGCGAGCAGGTGGCCAGCCGCGAGCGGGCCGAAGCCGAACTGGAAAAGACGCGCCATTTTCTGGACAGGGTCATCAACACGGTCCCGGACCCGCTGATGGTCAAGGACGCCAACCACAGGCTGATCATGGTCAACGACGCCTTCTGTCTGGCCATGGAACTGCCGCGCGAAACCCTGCTGGGCAAAACCCAGCATGACCTGCTGCCCCGCAACGACGCCAACGCCCTGCAGCGGACCGACGCGCTGGTGCTGAACACGGGCAAGGACCATGTCATCGAATTCGACATGGCCAAACCGGGCAAACGGGTATCCACGTTTTCCATAAAAACGGCGCTGCTCTCCCACCCGGACACCGGGGAAAGCATTCTGGTCAGCGTATTGCGCGACATCACGGAACAAAAAATGGCCGAACGCATGATCCGGGCGGAACGCGAGCGCTTCCTTTCCCTGCTCGAGGAACTGCCCGCCACGGTGTACGTCCTGAACATGGACCACACCATCGACTATGCCAACCGCAGGTTCCGGGAAATCTACGGCGACCCGCAGGACAAAAACTGCTTTGAACTTTTCAGGGGCGCAGGCCCAACCGCTCCCTGCCGCAATTGCCCGGCCTCGGAAATGCTGGCCTCGGGCACGCCCCGGATTCACGAAAAAGACGTCGGGGAAAGCGTCTACCAGTTTTACGATTATCCGTTCACGGACACGGACGGCACCCGGCGGCTGCTGAGCATGGGCATCGACGTCACCGAGCAGAAAAAAGCCACCCGAACCCTGCAGCAGGCAAAGGAAGAGGCCGAACTGGCAAGCCGGTCCAAGACCGAATTCCTGGCCAACATGAGCCACGAAATCCGCACCCCCCTCAACGGCGTGCTCGGCATGCTCCAGCTCTGCTCGAGCACGGAGCTGAACGAGGACCAACGGGATTATGTGGAAACCGCCCTGGAATCCGGCCGCAGCCTGCTCACGGTCATCAACGACGTGCTGGACCTTTCCAAGATCGAGGCCGGAAAATTCGAAATCGAGAAAACCCGCTTCGAGCCGCGGGAACTGCTCAGGACCGTGATTCAGACCTTTGCCCACAACGCCCGGAACTGCGGAGTGCAGCTCGATTATTCCGTGGGCGAAGGCGTGCCCGAAGTGGCCATGGGCGACGGCGGGCGCATCCGCCAGATTCTTTTCAATCTGGTGGGCAATTCCATGAAATTCACGCCCAAAGGATTCGTGCACGCTTCGGTGTCCATCCTGCCCGGGCCGGACAACGGCACGGCACGGCTGCTTTTTACTGTGGAGGACTCGGGCATCGGCATTCCCGACGACCGCATCGATCATGCCTTTGAAGCCTTCACGCAGGTGGACGGCTCCTACCGCCGCAAATACGGCGGTACGGGACTGGGATTGGGCATCGTGCGCCGGCTGCTGGACCTCATGAACGGCTCCATCTCCCTGAACACCGAGGAAGGCAGGGGCACGACCATCTGCTTCCGCCTCGACGTGGGCCTGCCGCCGGACTCGTGCGTACGCCGGAATACGGGCGAAGGCTCTGCCTGCGCCCTGCCCGAGAACATGCAGGTGCTGGTGGTGGAAGACAACCGTGTCAACAGGATCATGGCGCGGCGCATCCTCGAGCAAAACGGGGTCACGGTCCATTGCGCCGAGTCCGGGGAACAGGCCCTGCAAAAACTGCAGGACACGGACATGGGCTGCGTGCTCATGGATATTCAGATGCCGGGCATGGACGGCATGGAGGCCGCGCAACGCATCCGCAACGGCGAAACAGGCGAGGCCAACAGGAATATCCCCATCATCGCCCTGACCGCCCACGCCATGGAAGGCGACCGCGAACGCTTTGTTCGGGCGGGCATGAACGCATACATCCCCAAGCCCTTCGAGATGGACACACTGATGCGGGTCATGAACAGGGTTCTTTCAAAGCCCGACGTCTAG
- a CDS encoding HDOD domain-containing protein: MGILGINRLKTGMTLASDLCTLEGRVILKAGQPLTELAIRACMVWGVNEADVREVTASGCEAEETAPPLAEPFKKLAVNRFRLNDTRHPAMRALARSFAVRASELLSPEQAESMLAPYHAGNSAPVASRHRDMGDILKNEAELASLPSIFHEISEALSNPCSSAAYVAEIISKDVSLSARLLRLVNTPFYGFPSKIDTLSRAVAIVGTNQLTSLALGITVMSSFDDIPEDQIRMQDFWLQSVTCGTLARLLAIRTDIPGDERFFVAGLLHDVGRLVLLRSQPGMIRTVLKQAHCCGLPLHELEQTCWGWDHGDLGAALLKQWKLPFFIEHQVRHHHAPLRAMRPEEAAVTHVAEVASHAIFPRNNGTPFVPPLSTEAWDMLGISANDLMDIVNQARQQGETIMAAFFDD, translated from the coding sequence ATGGGCATTCTCGGCATTAACCGGCTGAAAACGGGCATGACGCTGGCTTCCGACCTCTGCACACTTGAGGGCAGGGTCATTCTCAAGGCCGGGCAACCGCTTACCGAACTGGCCATCCGGGCCTGCATGGTCTGGGGCGTCAACGAGGCCGACGTACGTGAAGTGACCGCCTCCGGCTGCGAGGCCGAGGAAACCGCGCCCCCTCTTGCCGAGCCGTTCAAAAAACTGGCCGTCAACCGATTTCGCCTGAACGACACCCGGCATCCGGCCATGCGCGCCCTTGCGCGCAGCTTTGCGGTCAGGGCATCCGAACTTCTCTCCCCGGAACAGGCCGAATCCATGCTGGCTCCATACCATGCCGGCAACAGTGCTCCGGTGGCCTCCCGACACCGGGACATGGGCGACATCCTCAAAAACGAAGCCGAACTGGCCAGCCTGCCCTCGATATTTCACGAAATCAGCGAAGCGTTGAGCAATCCGTGCAGTTCGGCAGCCTATGTCGCTGAAATCATCAGCAAAGACGTGAGCCTCTCCGCCCGGCTGCTGCGTCTGGTCAACACGCCGTTCTACGGATTCCCCAGCAAAATCGACACGCTTTCGCGCGCCGTGGCCATCGTGGGCACCAACCAGCTCACCAGCCTGGCCCTGGGCATCACCGTCATGTCTTCATTCGACGACATACCCGAAGACCAGATCCGCATGCAGGATTTCTGGCTGCAAAGCGTCACCTGCGGCACCCTTGCGCGCCTGCTGGCCATACGCACGGACATCCCGGGCGACGAACGATTCTTCGTGGCCGGCTTGCTGCACGACGTGGGGCGTCTGGTCCTGCTGCGCAGCCAGCCGGGCATGATCCGGACCGTGCTGAAACAGGCCCATTGTTGCGGACTGCCCCTGCACGAACTGGAACAAACATGCTGGGGCTGGGACCACGGCGACCTCGGGGCCGCCCTGCTCAAGCAGTGGAAGCTCCCGTTCTTCATCGAACATCAGGTGCGGCACCACCACGCCCCGCTCAGGGCGATGCGACCGGAAGAGGCAGCCGTGACCCATGTGGCGGAAGTCGCATCCCACGCCATTTTCCCGCGGAACAACGGCACGCCGTTCGTGCCGCCCCTGAGCACCGAGGCATGGGACATGCTCGGCATTTCCGCCAACGACCTCATGGATATCGTCAACCAGGCCCGGCAACAGGGCGAAACCATCATGGCGGCCTTTTTCGATGACTGA